Proteins encoded by one window of Mesorhizobium sp. INR15:
- the trbL gene encoding P-type conjugative transfer protein TrbL, whose product MGNTGVIDEFLATFTRYIDSGFGLLGGEVAFVATTLIVIDVTLAALFWSFGADEDILARLVRKTLFVGVFAYLISNWNSLARIVFESFSGLGLKASGTAFSVQDLLRPGKVAQTGLDAGRPLLEAVSGLMGYVSFFENFIQIACLLFAWALVLLAFFILAVQLFVTLIEFKLSTLAGFVLIPFGLFGKTAFMAERVLGNVISSGIKVLVLAVVIGIGSTLFGEFTRGFGGESPTIDQAMAIVLAALSLLGLGIFGPGIANGIVSGGPQLGAGAAVGTGLAASGMAVAGSGAAGLAVRGATIAFQGAASAARGTASLAGGGSAAYTLGAAGQGGAEGVASGVSGIARAGAVAAATPFKRAAAHAGQSLNSSFAEGASSAAGITGGSSAKPTVAVPPASALSPGPGSPSGAQPEWAKRLQRSQRLSHGAQTAAHAVRAGDSHGGGASISLSEGE is encoded by the coding sequence ATGGGCAACACCGGTGTCATCGATGAATTCCTCGCCACATTCACGCGCTATATAGACAGCGGCTTCGGCCTGCTCGGCGGCGAAGTCGCCTTCGTCGCCACAACGCTCATCGTCATCGATGTGACGCTCGCCGCGCTTTTCTGGAGCTTTGGCGCCGATGAAGACATACTGGCCAGGCTTGTCAGGAAGACGCTCTTCGTCGGTGTCTTCGCCTATCTGATTTCCAACTGGAACAGCCTGGCGCGCATCGTTTTCGAAAGTTTTTCGGGTCTTGGCCTGAAAGCCAGCGGCACCGCCTTCTCGGTTCAGGACCTGCTGCGGCCCGGCAAGGTCGCGCAAACCGGCCTCGATGCCGGACGGCCTTTGCTCGAGGCCGTCTCCGGCTTGATGGGCTATGTCTCCTTCTTTGAAAATTTCATCCAGATCGCCTGCCTGCTGTTCGCCTGGGCTCTGGTGCTGCTCGCATTCTTTATCCTGGCGGTGCAGCTCTTCGTCACGCTGATCGAATTCAAGCTGTCGACACTGGCCGGTTTCGTCCTCATCCCTTTTGGCCTCTTCGGCAAAACGGCCTTCATGGCCGAGCGGGTGCTTGGCAACGTCATTTCGTCGGGTATCAAGGTGCTGGTGCTGGCCGTTGTCATCGGTATCGGCTCGACGCTGTTCGGGGAGTTTACCCGGGGCTTCGGCGGCGAGAGCCCGACCATCGATCAGGCTATGGCCATCGTCCTGGCGGCGCTGTCATTGCTTGGGCTCGGCATCTTCGGCCCCGGGATCGCCAACGGTATTGTTTCGGGCGGACCGCAACTGGGCGCCGGCGCTGCCGTCGGCACCGGCCTTGCGGCGAGCGGCATGGCTGTCGCGGGCTCCGGCGCTGCCGGTCTTGCAGTGCGCGGCGCAACAATCGCATTCCAGGGCGCGGCGTCGGCAGCGCGCGGCACGGCTTCGCTCGCGGGCGGCGGCTCGGCGGCTTACACGCTCGGCGCGGCCGGACAGGGAGGCGCTGAGGGCGTTGCCTCTGGCGTCAGCGGCATCGCACGCGCTGGCGCGGTTGCTGCTGCCACACCGTTCAAGCGCGCTGCGGCGCATGCCGGTCAATCGCTGAATTCGAGCTTTGCCGAAGGTGCCAGTTCGGCTGCCGGGATTACGGGCGGCTCTTCCGCCAAGCCTACGGTTGCCGTCCCGCCGGCCTCGGCTCTTTCTCCAGGGCCCGGCAGCCCATCCGGCGCTCAGCCCGAATGGGCCAAACGTTTGCAGCGATCCCAGCGCCTGTCTCATGGCGCCCAGACTGCCGCCCATGCCGTGCGCGCCGGCGACAGCCACGGCGGCGGTGCATCGATTTCTCTTTCTGAAGGCGAATGA
- the trbF gene encoding conjugal transfer protein TrbF, which yields MNVFRRPAVHYGKTPQPETPYQKAAQIWDERIGSARVQARNWRVMAFGSLVLSAGLATALVWLSSRGTVVPWVVQVDRLGQAQATAPAVAGYKPTDPQIAWHLARFIEQVRSIPADAIVVRQDWLRAYEWTTDQGAAALNDYARANDPFSKVGKQQVSVEVSSVIRASPASFRVAWIERHYELGQLAGTERWTAILTVVTQPPSDAERLRANPLGIYVNAIDWSREMSQ from the coding sequence ATGAATGTCTTTCGGCGCCCCGCTGTCCATTACGGCAAGACCCCTCAACCGGAAACGCCTTACCAGAAGGCAGCGCAGATCTGGGACGAGCGCATCGGCTCCGCTCGCGTCCAGGCACGGAACTGGCGCGTCATGGCGTTCGGATCGCTTGTCTTGTCGGCCGGCCTCGCAACCGCGCTTGTCTGGCTGTCGTCGCGTGGCACCGTCGTGCCCTGGGTGGTGCAGGTCGACAGGCTCGGGCAGGCTCAGGCAACCGCTCCGGCTGTCGCCGGCTACAAACCAACCGATCCTCAGATAGCATGGCATCTCGCCCGGTTCATCGAGCAGGTACGTTCCATCCCCGCCGATGCGATCGTCGTGCGCCAGGACTGGCTGCGCGCCTATGAATGGACCACCGATCAAGGTGCCGCGGCGCTCAACGATTACGCGCGCGCCAACGACCCGTTTTCAAAGGTCGGCAAGCAGCAGGTTTCGGTAGAGGTGTCGTCGGTCATCCGAGCCTCGCCGGCGTCGTTTCGCGTTGCCTGGATCGAGCGTCACTACGAACTTGGCCAGCTCGCTGGAACGGAACGCTGGACGGCGATCCTGACAGTCGTGACGCAGCCGCCGAGCGACGCAGAGCGGCTTCGCGCCAATCCGCTCGGCATCTACGTCAACGCCATCGACTGGTCGCGGGAGATGAGCCAATGA
- the trbG gene encoding P-type conjugative transfer protein TrbG — protein MTSASRLVTGGLLRAGLVSAAALLVGCAIPPKKPPNIRYDPDVPPLAALPKLAKEERPRPLLVPPGWPPARGGAAGEAPTGRVENANAAARVEPRREGYYNAIQIYPWSEGALYQVYATPGRITDIALEPGESLAGEGPIAAGDTARWIIGDTESGSGATRRVHVLVKPSRADIVTNLVIATDRRSYMLELRAGAKPYMPAVAWSYPVLPAAVQKAVPTTPVIPEIAARNYRYGLSGDAPPWRPVNAYDDGRRAYLEFPRGIVQGEMPPLFVIGPDGEAEIANSRVYQNILIVDRLFGAAELRLGSGDRQQTVRIARTDWGKLDRRRLLPGVGAAPEVPGTRTRGGQP, from the coding sequence ATGACCTCGGCGTCGCGTCTTGTCACGGGAGGCTTGCTGCGGGCCGGACTGGTTTCGGCAGCGGCGCTGCTCGTGGGCTGCGCCATACCACCGAAGAAGCCGCCGAACATCCGTTACGATCCCGACGTTCCGCCTTTGGCGGCGCTGCCGAAGCTCGCGAAAGAGGAAAGGCCAAGGCCGCTGCTTGTGCCACCAGGGTGGCCCCCAGCGCGTGGCGGGGCCGCTGGCGAGGCACCCACGGGGCGGGTCGAGAACGCCAACGCGGCCGCGCGCGTGGAACCGCGCCGCGAGGGCTACTACAACGCCATCCAGATCTATCCCTGGAGCGAAGGAGCGCTTTACCAGGTCTACGCCACGCCGGGCCGGATAACCGACATCGCTCTCGAGCCGGGCGAGAGCCTTGCAGGCGAGGGTCCGATCGCGGCAGGTGATACGGCGCGCTGGATCATCGGCGACACCGAAAGCGGTTCCGGTGCCACCCGGCGCGTCCATGTCCTGGTGAAACCCTCGCGCGCCGACATCGTGACCAATCTAGTCATCGCCACGGACCGCCGCAGCTACATGCTCGAACTGCGTGCGGGGGCGAAGCCGTATATGCCGGCCGTCGCTTGGTCCTATCCGGTCCTGCCGGCGGCGGTTCAAAAAGCCGTCCCGACGACGCCGGTCATACCCGAGATCGCCGCACGCAACTATCGCTACGGCCTTAGCGGCGATGCACCGCCCTGGCGGCCCGTGAACGCTTACGATGACGGGCGCAGGGCCTACTTGGAGTTTCCCCGGGGGATTGTTCAAGGCGAAATGCCACCGCTCTTCGTCATCGGTCCGGACGGCGAGGCCGAGATCGCCAACAGCCGCGTCTACCAGAACATCCTGATCGTCGACCGTCTCTTTGGCGCGGCCGAACTGCGTCTTGGCAGCGGCGACCGGCAGCAGACGGTGAGGATCGCCCGCACCGATTGGGGAAAACTGGATCGGCGGCGGCTGTTGCCAGGCGTTGGCGCCGCGCCGGAGGTGCCGGGCACAAGGACAAGGGGAGGGCAACCATGA